One Oharaeibacter diazotrophicus DNA window includes the following coding sequences:
- the mscL gene encoding large conductance mechanosensitive channel protein MscL — protein MLKEFREFALKGNMVDLAIGVIIGGAFGGLVNSIVADIIMPIVGVITGGIDFTNLYVQLAGTPVENDLEAARKAGATLAYGNFLTLFINFLIVAFVLFMVVKAMNRLKRKEAAAPAAPPAPSAEVVLLTEIRDALKAR, from the coding sequence ATGCTGAAGGAATTCCGGGAGTTCGCCCTCAAGGGCAACATGGTCGACCTCGCCATCGGCGTGATCATCGGCGGCGCCTTCGGCGGCCTCGTCAACTCGATCGTCGCCGACATCATCATGCCGATCGTCGGCGTGATCACCGGCGGCATCGACTTCACCAACCTCTACGTCCAGCTCGCCGGCACGCCGGTCGAGAACGACCTCGAGGCGGCCCGCAAGGCCGGCGCCACGCTCGCCTACGGCAACTTCCTGACGCTGTTCATCAATTTCCTGATCGTGGCGTTCGTGCTGTTCATGGTCGTCAAGGCGATGAACCGGCTGAAGCGCAAGGAGGCCGCCGCTCCCGCCGCCCCGCCGGCGCCGTCGGCCGAGGTGGTGCTCCTCACCGAGATCCGCGACGCCCTCAAGGCGCGCTGA
- a CDS encoding response regulator transcription factor: MGESSGSVFIVDDDSSVRDALTVVFDLEGFTARAFANGDDFLEAIGTDAPDCVLLDVHMPGRSGLDVLKAIDLSTFAAPVFVISGQGDIPMAVSAIKLGAVDFIEKPFDAETVVGRVRQAMEAMRRADAKPRDAHHFPGAELLTPRERDVLREITAGASNKEAGRRLGISPRTIEVHRARIMEKLGARNAADLVRIVLTAGTGEHG, from the coding sequence ATGGGCGAGAGCAGCGGCAGCGTTTTCATCGTCGACGACGATTCGTCGGTCCGGGACGCCCTGACGGTCGTCTTCGACCTGGAGGGCTTCACCGCGCGCGCCTTCGCCAACGGCGACGACTTCCTGGAGGCGATCGGCACCGACGCCCCCGACTGCGTGCTGCTCGACGTCCACATGCCCGGCCGCTCCGGCCTCGACGTGCTCAAGGCGATCGACCTCTCGACCTTCGCGGCGCCGGTGTTCGTGATCTCCGGCCAGGGCGACATCCCGATGGCGGTGAGCGCCATCAAGCTCGGCGCGGTCGACTTCATCGAGAAGCCGTTCGACGCCGAGACCGTGGTCGGCCGGGTCCGGCAGGCCATGGAGGCGATGCGCCGGGCCGACGCCAAGCCGCGCGACGCCCACCACTTCCCGGGGGCCGAACTGCTGACCCCGCGCGAGCGCGACGTGCTGCGCGAGATCACCGCCGGCGCCTCCAACAAGGAGGCCGGCCGCCGGCTCGGCATCTCCCCGCGCACCATCGAGGTGCACCGCGCCCGGATCATGGAGAAGCTCGGCGCCCGCAACGCCGCCGACCTCGTCCGCATCGTGTTGACTGCGGGTACGGGCGAACACGGATAA
- a CDS encoding response regulator, with protein MENARYRFLIADDHPLFRGALRQALEGMFEGVVIIETGSIEAMGTALAADEDVDLVLLDLNMPGVRGFSGLLYLRASFPGVPVMVVSATEEAAVIRRCMEMGASGFIPKSLGIEVIRTAVGRVLEGGVWTPPDIDISGRDENSDLVARLASLTPQQVRVLMMLSEGLLNKQIAYELTVSEATVKAHVSAILQKLGVESRTQAVIAASKIENGQWQALQAAG; from the coding sequence ATGGAGAACGCACGCTACCGGTTTCTGATCGCCGACGACCATCCCCTGTTCCGCGGCGCGTTGCGTCAGGCGCTGGAGGGGATGTTCGAGGGCGTCGTCATCATCGAGACCGGCTCGATCGAGGCGATGGGCACGGCGCTCGCCGCCGACGAGGACGTCGACCTCGTGCTGCTCGACCTCAACATGCCGGGCGTCCGCGGCTTCTCCGGCCTGCTCTACCTGCGCGCCTCGTTCCCGGGCGTGCCGGTGATGGTGGTCTCGGCCACCGAGGAGGCGGCCGTGATCCGCCGCTGCATGGAAATGGGCGCCTCGGGCTTCATCCCGAAGTCGCTCGGCATCGAGGTGATCCGCACCGCCGTCGGCCGCGTGCTCGAGGGCGGCGTCTGGACCCCGCCCGACATCGACATCTCCGGTCGCGACGAGAATTCCGACCTCGTCGCCCGGCTGGCCTCGCTGACGCCGCAGCAGGTGCGCGTGCTGATGATGCTGTCGGAGGGGCTGCTCAACAAGCAGATCGCCTACGAGCTCACGGTGTCGGAGGCGACCGTCAAGGCGCACGTCTCGGCGATCCTGCAGAAGCTCGGCGTCGAGAGCCGCACCCAGGCCGTGATCGCCGCCTCGAAGATCGAGAACGGCCAGTGGCAGGCGCTGCAGGCGGCGGGCTGA
- the dapD gene encoding 2,3,4,5-tetrahydropyridine-2,6-dicarboxylate N-succinyltransferase — MTSAALAAHADLAATIDAAWEDRANVGFDTRGPVREAVEEALNLLDGGKVRVAEKIGEDWVVNQFLKKAVLLSFRLTDMAVIPGGPGGATWWDKVPSKFAGWGEDEFRAAGFRAVPGAVVRRSAFVAPRVVLMPSFVNLGAYVDTDTMVDTWVTVGSCAQIGKNVHLSGGVGIGGVLEPMQAGPTIIEDDCFVGARSEVVEGVVVGKGSVISMGVFIGASTKVIDRETGEVHVGRVPPYSVVVSGSLPGKPLPDGRPGPSLYCAVIVKRVDEKTRSKTSINDLLRD, encoded by the coding sequence ATGACCTCCGCCGCGCTCGCCGCCCACGCCGACCTCGCCGCCACCATCGACGCCGCCTGGGAGGACCGGGCGAACGTCGGCTTCGACACCCGCGGCCCCGTCCGCGAGGCGGTCGAGGAGGCGCTGAACCTGCTCGACGGCGGCAAGGTGCGCGTCGCCGAGAAGATCGGCGAGGACTGGGTGGTCAACCAGTTCCTCAAGAAGGCGGTGCTGCTGTCGTTCCGCCTCACCGACATGGCGGTGATCCCCGGCGGTCCCGGCGGCGCGACCTGGTGGGACAAGGTGCCCTCCAAGTTCGCCGGCTGGGGCGAGGACGAGTTCCGCGCCGCCGGCTTCCGCGCCGTGCCGGGCGCGGTGGTGCGCCGGTCGGCCTTCGTGGCGCCGCGCGTCGTGCTGATGCCGTCCTTCGTCAACCTCGGCGCCTACGTCGACACCGACACCATGGTCGACACCTGGGTCACCGTCGGCTCCTGCGCCCAGATCGGCAAGAACGTGCATCTCTCGGGCGGCGTCGGCATCGGCGGCGTGCTGGAGCCGATGCAGGCCGGCCCGACCATCATCGAGGACGACTGCTTCGTCGGCGCGCGCTCCGAGGTGGTCGAGGGCGTCGTGGTCGGCAAGGGGTCGGTGATCTCGATGGGCGTCTTCATCGGCGCCTCCACCAAGGTGATCGATCGCGAGACCGGCGAGGTCCACGTCGGCCGCGTGCCGCCCTATTCGGTGGTGGTGTCCGGCTCGCTGCCCGGCAAGCCGCTGCCGGACGGGCGGCCCGGTCCCAGCCTCTACTGCGCCGTGATCGTCAAGCGCGTCGACGAGAAGACCCGCTCCAAGACCTCGATCAACGACCTCCTGCGCGACTGA
- a CDS encoding hybrid sensor histidine kinase/response regulator: MLLQGWAIIAVALAYIGALFLVASLGDRRSLRRPGGRGRPMIYALSLGVYCTSWTFFGAVGLAAGHGFDYLTIYVGPMLVWALGYPVIRRIVRLAKAEHITSIADFLAARYGKSQAVAATVAIIAVVATLPYIALQLKAVSSSVSALISFDHGEPMGPVPVIGDVALLVALTMAAFAVLFGTRHIDATEHQEGLMLAVATESVVKLVCLVAVGIYVTFHLFDGPADLWAKAEQTGASAVLRNGGQGGTLIAQTLVSVFAILMLPRQFHVTVVENNADREIRRATWMFPLYLVAISLFVVPIALAGLIRLGRDVPGDLFVLALPMHAGDGFVTMVAFVGGLSAATAMVIVACVALSIMICNDLVMPFLLRRRPDDALNRRDIGSLVLVVRRIAIFVLMVAGYVYYRAAGNSAALASIGFLSFAAIAQLAPAFLIGLVWRGATARGAIAGMVTGFALWLYTLMLPALAGAGLVSTDVLHSGPFGLELLKPEALFGIAFEPFTHGVFWSLTLNALVLATVSALGRPRPIERAQASIFVPPQFAPAPSYRRWRTSVTVDDLRTTVARYIGEERTERSFNRHAREQGATLEPLMPASVDLLRFAEQMLASAIGAASARLVLSLLLKRRDPSTKAAMKLLDDATEAIQYSRDLMQIALDQVAQGIGVFDKDLRLICWNRRYRDLLDLPPEFGQVGTPLTEILRYNAERGLYGDGSPEDIVADRLDRFVRRLATVQETLQPTGTVLELRTSAMPDGGIVMTATDITDRVESERALARANESLERRVKERTEALTAANDALAKAKATADEANLGKTRFLAAASHDILQPLNAARLYTTSLVEKTAGGGLSDHVANIDASLESVEEILGAVLDISRLDTGALKPEIGLVRLDEVLKPLTLEFEPLARDKGLELVVVPSTATVRSDRRLLRRILQNLISNAIKYTEEGRVLVGCRRLGGRIAVQVTDTGIGIPAAKQRAIFREFHRLDAGVRVARGLGLGLSIVERIARVLDHPVTVDSTPGRGSTFRIELPEAAPLPNLVVAQPQPKPPTADLAGLSILCIDNEPRILDGMRALLEGWGCRVVTAPGAKEAIAAVKETGAPDVMLVDYHLDEGTGIDAVVRLRWRFGGDIPAVLITANRQPTVKSEAAEKDVGVLFKPVKPAALRAMIAQQRASRAAAE; encoded by the coding sequence ATGCTGCTGCAGGGTTGGGCCATCATCGCGGTGGCGCTCGCCTACATCGGGGCGCTGTTCCTGGTGGCGAGCCTCGGCGACCGCCGCAGCCTGCGGCGACCCGGCGGCCGTGGCCGGCCGATGATCTACGCCCTGTCGCTCGGGGTCTACTGCACGTCCTGGACCTTCTTCGGCGCAGTCGGCCTCGCCGCCGGCCACGGCTTCGACTACCTGACGATCTACGTCGGGCCGATGCTGGTGTGGGCGCTCGGCTATCCGGTGATCCGGCGGATCGTCCGCCTCGCCAAGGCCGAGCACATCACCTCGATCGCCGACTTCCTCGCCGCCCGCTACGGCAAGAGCCAGGCGGTGGCGGCGACGGTGGCGATCATCGCGGTGGTGGCGACGCTGCCCTACATCGCGCTGCAGCTGAAGGCGGTGTCGAGCTCGGTGTCGGCGCTGATCTCGTTCGACCACGGCGAACCGATGGGCCCGGTGCCGGTGATCGGCGACGTCGCGCTCCTGGTGGCGCTGACCATGGCCGCCTTCGCGGTGCTGTTCGGCACCCGCCACATCGACGCCACCGAGCACCAGGAGGGCCTGATGCTGGCGGTGGCGACCGAGTCGGTCGTCAAACTGGTCTGCCTCGTCGCCGTCGGCATCTACGTCACCTTCCACCTGTTCGACGGCCCGGCCGACCTCTGGGCCAAGGCCGAGCAGACCGGCGCCTCCGCGGTGCTGCGCAACGGCGGCCAGGGCGGCACGCTGATCGCGCAGACGCTGGTGTCGGTGTTCGCGATCCTGATGCTGCCGCGCCAGTTCCACGTCACCGTGGTCGAGAACAACGCCGACCGCGAGATCCGGCGCGCGACCTGGATGTTCCCGCTCTATCTGGTCGCGATCAGCCTGTTCGTGGTGCCGATCGCGCTGGCCGGCCTGATCCGGCTCGGCCGCGACGTGCCGGGCGACCTGTTCGTGCTGGCGCTGCCGATGCACGCCGGCGACGGCTTCGTCACCATGGTCGCCTTCGTCGGCGGGCTGTCGGCGGCGACCGCGATGGTGATCGTCGCCTGCGTCGCGCTGTCGATCATGATCTGCAACGACCTCGTGATGCCGTTCCTGCTCCGGCGCCGGCCCGACGACGCCCTGAACCGGCGCGACATCGGCAGCCTCGTGCTGGTGGTGCGGCGGATCGCGATCTTCGTGCTGATGGTCGCCGGCTACGTCTACTACCGCGCCGCCGGCAATTCGGCGGCGCTGGCCTCGATCGGCTTCCTGTCCTTCGCCGCGATCGCGCAGCTGGCGCCGGCCTTCCTGATCGGCCTCGTCTGGCGCGGGGCGACCGCGCGCGGCGCCATCGCCGGCATGGTCACCGGCTTCGCGCTCTGGCTCTACACGCTGATGCTGCCGGCGCTCGCCGGCGCCGGGCTGGTATCGACCGACGTCCTGCATTCCGGCCCGTTCGGGCTCGAACTCCTGAAGCCCGAGGCGCTGTTCGGCATCGCCTTCGAGCCCTTCACCCACGGCGTGTTCTGGAGCCTGACGCTGAACGCGCTGGTGCTGGCGACCGTGTCGGCGCTCGGCCGGCCGCGGCCGATCGAGCGGGCACAGGCCTCGATCTTCGTGCCGCCGCAGTTCGCCCCGGCACCGTCCTACCGGCGCTGGCGCACCAGCGTCACCGTCGACGACCTCAGGACGACGGTGGCGCGCTACATCGGCGAGGAGCGCACCGAGCGCTCGTTCAACCGGCACGCCCGCGAGCAGGGCGCGACGCTGGAACCGCTGATGCCGGCGAGCGTCGACCTCCTGCGCTTCGCCGAGCAGATGCTGGCGAGCGCGATCGGCGCGGCGTCGGCCCGGCTGGTGCTGTCGCTGCTCCTGAAGCGGCGCGACCCGTCGACCAAGGCGGCGATGAAGCTGCTCGACGACGCCACCGAGGCGATCCAGTATTCGCGCGACCTGATGCAGATCGCGCTCGACCAGGTCGCGCAAGGCATCGGCGTGTTCGACAAGGACCTGCGGCTGATCTGCTGGAACCGGCGCTACCGCGATCTCCTCGACCTGCCGCCCGAATTCGGTCAGGTCGGCACGCCGCTCACCGAGATCCTGCGCTACAACGCCGAGCGCGGCCTCTACGGCGACGGCTCCCCGGAGGACATCGTCGCCGACCGGCTCGACCGCTTCGTGCGCCGGCTCGCGACAGTGCAGGAGACGCTGCAGCCGACCGGCACCGTGCTCGAACTGCGCACCAGCGCCATGCCGGACGGCGGCATCGTGATGACCGCCACCGACATCACCGACCGCGTCGAGAGCGAGCGCGCGCTCGCCCGCGCCAACGAATCCCTCGAGCGCCGCGTCAAGGAGCGCACCGAGGCGCTGACGGCTGCCAACGACGCCCTCGCCAAGGCCAAGGCAACCGCCGACGAGGCCAATCTCGGCAAGACCCGCTTCCTCGCCGCCGCCAGCCACGACATCCTGCAGCCGCTCAACGCGGCGCGGCTCTACACCACCAGCCTCGTCGAGAAGACCGCCGGCGGCGGCCTCTCCGACCACGTCGCCAACATCGACGCCTCGCTGGAATCGGTCGAGGAGATCCTCGGCGCCGTGCTCGACATCTCCCGGCTCGACACCGGGGCGCTGAAGCCGGAGATCGGCCTCGTCCGCCTCGACGAGGTGTTGAAGCCGCTGACGCTCGAGTTCGAACCGCTCGCCCGCGACAAGGGCCTCGAACTCGTGGTGGTGCCTTCGACCGCCACCGTGCGCTCCGACCGCCGGCTGCTCCGGCGCATCCTGCAGAACCTGATCTCCAACGCGATCAAGTACACCGAGGAGGGCCGCGTCCTGGTCGGCTGCCGGCGGCTCGGCGGGCGGATCGCGGTCCAGGTCACCGACACCGGCATCGGCATCCCCGCCGCCAAACAGCGGGCGATCTTCCGCGAATTCCACCGGCTCGACGCCGGCGTCCGCGTCGCCCGCGGGCTCGGGCTCGGGCTGTCGATCGTCGAGCGCATCGCCCGGGTGCTCGACCATCCGGTGACGGTGGACTCGACGCCCGGCCGCGGCTCGACCTTCCGGATCGAACTGCCCGAGGCGGCGCCGCTGCCGAACCTCGTGGTCGCACAGCCGCAGCCGAAGCCACCGACGGCCGATCTCGCCGGCCTGTCGATCCTGTGCATCGACAACGAACCCCGGATTCTCGACGGGATGCGGGCACTGCTGGAAGGCTGGGGCTGCCGGGTCGTCACCGCCCCCGGGGCCAAGGAGGCGATCGCCGCGGTCAAGGAGACCGGCGCGCCGGACGTCATGCTGGTGGACTACCACCTCGACGAGGGCACCGGCATCGACGCGGTGGTGCGGCTGCGCTGGCGCTTCGGCGGCGACATTCCCGCCGTGCTTATCACCGCCAACCGTCAGCCGACCGTAAAGTCCGAGGCGGCGGAGAAGGACGTCGGCGTCTTGTTCAAGCCGGTCAAACCGGCGGCGCTGCGCGCGATGATCGCCCAGCAGCGCGCGAGCCGGGCCGCCGCGGAATAG
- a CDS encoding two-component system sensor histidine kinase NtrB: MSEARFESLLDTAADGIIVIDELGRILAFNKSCEALFGFTAVEAVGQNVKLIMPPSYADAHDGYMENYRRTGHRKIIGIGREVAGRHKDGTVFPIELSVGEAATSEGRQFIGVLRDLRQRKAVELRVSQLQAQIMHMTRLSAMDEMGAAMAHELNQPLTALMLYMQAVIRQSRAAPAAPAGDKVLGVLEKALAEAERAAGIIQRMRQMVEKREPERTRIDLHDLVDEVIDLSDFVAQGSTVTIRRSYRDKHKVVDVDPIQIQQIIVNLLRNAVEVAKDSAGRWVEVDIGGDERVATVSISDSGPGLSPEAAQTLFRTFTTTKKSGMGLGLAISRSIAQNHGGDLSALPGGDGRGATFTLSLPIGDGARARRDEDTKG; encoded by the coding sequence GTGTCGGAGGCCCGTTTCGAGAGCCTCCTCGACACGGCGGCCGACGGCATCATCGTGATCGACGAACTCGGGCGGATCCTCGCGTTCAACAAGAGCTGCGAGGCCCTGTTCGGCTTCACCGCCGTGGAGGCGGTCGGCCAGAACGTCAAACTGATCATGCCGCCGTCCTACGCCGACGCCCACGACGGCTACATGGAGAACTATCGCCGCACCGGGCACCGCAAGATCATCGGGATCGGCCGCGAAGTCGCAGGACGGCACAAGGACGGCACGGTGTTCCCGATCGAGCTGTCGGTCGGCGAGGCGGCGACGTCCGAGGGCCGGCAGTTCATCGGCGTGCTGCGCGATCTGAGGCAGCGCAAGGCGGTGGAGCTGCGGGTCTCGCAGTTGCAGGCGCAGATCATGCACATGACGCGGCTGTCGGCGATGGACGAGATGGGCGCCGCCATGGCGCACGAGCTCAACCAGCCGCTGACCGCGCTGATGCTCTACATGCAGGCGGTGATCCGCCAGAGCAGGGCCGCGCCCGCCGCTCCCGCCGGCGACAAGGTGCTGGGCGTGCTCGAGAAGGCGCTCGCCGAGGCCGAGCGCGCCGCCGGCATCATCCAGCGCATGCGCCAGATGGTCGAGAAGCGCGAGCCCGAGCGCACGCGAATCGACCTGCACGACCTCGTCGACGAGGTGATCGACCTCTCCGACTTCGTCGCCCAGGGCTCGACGGTGACGATCCGGCGCAGCTACCGCGACAAGCACAAGGTGGTCGACGTCGACCCGATCCAGATCCAGCAGATCATCGTCAACCTGCTGCGCAACGCGGTCGAGGTCGCCAAGGACAGCGCCGGGCGCTGGGTCGAGGTCGACATCGGCGGCGACGAGCGCGTCGCCACCGTCTCGATCTCGGACAGCGGTCCCGGCCTGTCGCCCGAGGCGGCGCAGACGCTGTTCCGCACCTTCACGACGACCAAGAAATCCGGCATGGGGCTCGGGCTCGCGATCTCCCGTTCGATCGCCCAGAATCACGGCGGCGATCTCTCCGCCCTTCCGGGTGGCGACGGGCGGGGAGCCACGTTCACGCTGTCGCTCCCGATCGGCGACGGCGCGCGGGCCCGCAGAGACGAGGATACGAAGGGGTGA
- a CDS encoding pyridoxal phosphate-dependent aminotransferase has product MSQTDRLLSSLTADARGAPPSGIVEVMRHGHGKPGIVPLWAGEGDLPTPAFVHEAAARSLAAGETFYTLQTGLPEFRAALAAYHDRVYGPLFGRPFEPARFLVTGGGMHAIQLAVTAIAGPGDEVLVPTPAWPNFAAAVGIRGARPVEVPMRFGNDGFTLDLDDLAAAITPATRAIFVNSPSNPTGWTADAATLAAILELSRRHGLWIVADEVYGRFHYVEGRPVAPSFHHLIDEDDRVIFVNTFSKNWAMTGWRIGWIEVPTALSETIQNLIQYSSSGTAVFMQRAAIAALGDGDGFLAEQVARARTGRDIVAGALEASGRVRFSRPEGAFYLFFSIDGEPDVRRLGLRLVDEANVGLAPGTAFGHAGAGFMRLCFARGSANLQIAAERLKVWLDNGRSMG; this is encoded by the coding sequence ATGAGCCAGACCGACCGCCTCCTCTCCTCCCTCACCGCCGACGCGCGCGGCGCGCCGCCGAGCGGCATCGTCGAGGTGATGCGGCACGGTCACGGCAAGCCCGGAATCGTGCCGCTCTGGGCCGGCGAGGGCGACCTGCCGACGCCGGCCTTCGTCCACGAGGCGGCGGCGCGATCGCTCGCCGCCGGCGAAACCTTCTACACGCTGCAGACCGGCCTGCCGGAGTTCCGCGCGGCGCTGGCGGCCTATCACGATCGCGTCTACGGCCCGCTGTTCGGCCGCCCGTTCGAACCGGCGCGCTTCCTCGTCACCGGCGGCGGCATGCACGCGATCCAACTCGCGGTTACCGCGATCGCCGGCCCGGGCGACGAGGTGCTGGTGCCGACGCCGGCGTGGCCGAACTTCGCCGCCGCCGTCGGCATCCGCGGCGCCCGCCCGGTCGAGGTGCCGATGCGCTTCGGCAACGACGGTTTCACGCTCGACCTCGACGACCTCGCCGCGGCGATCACGCCGGCGACCCGGGCGATCTTCGTCAACTCGCCGTCCAACCCGACCGGATGGACGGCCGACGCGGCGACGCTCGCCGCCATCCTCGAGCTTTCCCGCCGCCACGGGCTCTGGATCGTCGCCGACGAGGTCTATGGCCGCTTCCACTACGTCGAGGGACGGCCGGTGGCGCCGTCGTTCCACCACCTGATCGACGAGGACGACCGGGTGATCTTCGTCAACACCTTCTCCAAGAACTGGGCGATGACCGGCTGGCGGATCGGTTGGATCGAGGTGCCGACCGCGCTGTCGGAGACGATCCAGAACCTGATCCAGTATTCGAGTTCGGGCACGGCGGTGTTCATGCAACGCGCCGCGATCGCCGCGCTCGGCGACGGCGACGGCTTCCTCGCCGAACAGGTCGCCCGCGCCCGCACCGGCCGCGACATCGTCGCCGGCGCGCTCGAGGCGAGCGGGCGGGTCCGCTTCTCCCGGCCCGAGGGGGCGTTCTACCTGTTCTTCTCGATCGACGGCGAACCCGACGTCCGCCGCCTCGGGTTGCGTCTCGTGGACGAGGCGAACGTCGGTCTGGCGCCCGGGACGGCCTTCGGACACGCCGGGGCGGGGTTCATGCGCCTCTGCTTCGCGAGGGGATCGGCAAACCTGCAAATCGCCGCCGAGCGCTTGAAGGTATGGTTGGACAACGGCCGGTCCATGGGGTGA
- a CDS encoding DUF805 domain-containing protein encodes MSLFNLLFGFRGRIGRLAFWVGGLVPMLISIAIVFALLAMWRAGPEGPSPAAFALLFLGFLVGLWITVALQVKRWHDRDKSAVWLLMNCVPYVGSLWVLVECGFLAGTPGPNRYDLDPADRAALDAALRDEIVARVVRRDVAAGPGETPDAGPDARSPSDGGWSRPAGWQGGGPSNPPQTFGRRGL; translated from the coding sequence ATGTCGCTGTTCAATCTCCTGTTCGGGTTCCGCGGCCGGATCGGCCGGCTCGCCTTCTGGGTCGGCGGCCTCGTGCCGATGCTGATCTCGATCGCCATCGTTTTCGCGCTGTTAGCCATGTGGCGCGCCGGTCCGGAGGGGCCGTCGCCGGCCGCCTTTGCGCTGCTGTTCCTCGGCTTCCTGGTCGGGCTTTGGATCACCGTCGCGCTTCAGGTCAAGCGCTGGCACGACCGTGACAAGTCGGCGGTGTGGCTGCTGATGAACTGCGTGCCCTACGTCGGCTCGCTCTGGGTGCTGGTCGAGTGCGGCTTCCTCGCCGGCACGCCCGGCCCGAACCGCTACGATCTCGACCCGGCCGACCGCGCCGCCCTCGACGCGGCGCTGCGGGACGAGATCGTGGCGCGTGTCGTCCGCCGCGACGTCGCCGCCGGCCCGGGCGAGACGCCGGACGCCGGCCCGGACGCTCGGTCGCCGTCCGATGGCGGCTGGTCGCGACCGGCCGGCTGGCAGGGCGGCGGCCCAAGCAACCCGCCGCAGACCTTCGGCCGGCGCGGGCTCTGA